The following coding sequences lie in one Anoplolepis gracilipes chromosome 4, ASM4749672v1, whole genome shotgun sequence genomic window:
- the Para gene encoding sodium voltage-gated channel paralytic isoform X10 has protein sequence MSEDSDSISEEERSLFRPFTRESLAAIEARIAEEEARQRELQQRRAEGEGGYGRKKKKKEVRYDDEDEDEGPQPDPMFEQGGPIPVRMHNDFPPELASTPLEDIDSFYHNQRTFVVISKGKDIFRFSATDAMWMLDPFNPIRRVAIYILVHPLFSLFIITTILVNCILMIMPTTPTIESTEVIFTGIYTFESAVKVMARGFILQPFTYLRDAWNWLDFVVIALAYVTMGIDLGNLAALRTFRVLRALKTVAIVPGLKTIVGAVIESVKNLRDVIILTMFSLSVFALMGLQIYMGVLTQKCIKNFPEDGSWGNFTAENWERFNSNSSNWYVDEAKNMPLCGNSSGAGQCLPGYTCLQGYGENPNYGYTSFDTFGWALLSAFRLMTQDYWENLYQLVLRSAGPWHMLFFIVIIFLGSFYLVNLILAIVAMSYDELQKKAEEEEAAEEEAMREAEEAALAKENKAAAKEAAREAAAAAREAAAVAAEQIVKSPSDFSCHSYELFVGQEKGNDDNNKEKMSIRSIESVSDQRHIKQINNNHSAANKVRKVSAVPRAANGQFTYAYQESLRKASLSLPGSPFNLRRSSRGSHQFTIRNGRGRCFVPPGGDRKPLVLSTYLDAQEHLPYADDSNAVTPMSEENGTIVVPVYYANLGSRHSSYTSHASRLSYTSHGDLAFPGIRGIDSIGKQITKQEQILRNRTNKQTTPANGHVTDTNQKSYHFETDLEDPMGKTKQQDNPFIEPSQQHTVVDMKDVMVLNDIIEQAAGRQSQTPEQGDDDEEGPTFKDKLLAGMFRCIDIFCVWDCCWLWLEFQKYVSLLVFDPFVELFITLCIVVNTLFMALDHHDMDKDMERVLKSGNYFFTATFGIEATLKLIAMSPKYYFQEGWNIFDFIIVALSLLELGLEGVQGLSVLRSFRLLRVFKLAKSWPTLNLLISIMGRTVGALGNLTFVLCIIIFIFAVMGMQLFGKNYIDNVHYFPDEELPRWNFTDFMHSFMIVFRVLCGEWIESMWDCMLVGDVSCIPFFLATVVIGNLVVLNLFLALLLSNFGSSNLSAPTADNDTNKIAEAIDRIARFIKWIKRNILYIAKLMRAKLTNQISDQAPDGIDRDGDLDLADGELDAYRDKKSAKELNQLEVAIGDGMEFTIHGDLKNKLKRGKLCMNNTKVIANSINHHDYRLDNDYINQNEDDTISNKSYGSHKNRAFKDESHKGSMDSLNGEEKKDASKEDLEQEEDLEDEGEEGDELDVDIIHADEDPIQSNYPSDCCPENCYKKFPFLAGDDDAPFWQGWANLRLKTFRLIENKYFETAVITMILLSSLALALEDVHLQQRPVLQDILYYMDRIFTVIFFLEMLIKWLALGFRKYFTNAWCWLDFIIVMVSLINFVASLCGAGGIQAFKTMRTLRALRPLRAMSRMQGMRVVVNALVQAIPSIFNVLLVCLIFWLIFAIMGVQLFAGKYYKCVDVNKTTLSYEIIPDRNACFAENYTWENSPMNFDHVGKAYLCLFQVATFKGWIQIMNDAIDSREVGKQPIRETNIYMYLYFVFFIIFGSFFTLNLFIGVIIDNFNEQKKKAGGSLEMFMTEDQKKYYNAMKKMGNKKPLKAIPRPRWRPQAIVFEIVTDKKFDMIIMLFIGLNMLTMTLDHYQQTATFSNVLDYLNMIFIVIFTSECLMKIFALRYHYFKEPWNLFDFVVVILSILGLVLSDIIEKYFVSPTLLRVVRVAKVGRVLRLVKGAKGIRTLLFALAMSLPALFNICLLLFLVMFIFAIFGMSFFMHVKDKSGLDDVYNFKTFGQSMILLFQMSTSAGWDGVLDGIINEEDCQEPNNEIGYPGNCGSSTIGIAYLLSYLVISFLIVINMYIAVILENYSQATEDVQEGLTDDDYDMYYEIWQQFDPDGTQYIRYDQLSEFLDVLEPPLQIHKPNKYKIVSMDIPICKGDLMFCVDILDALTKDFFARKGNPIEETGDLGEVQARPDEVGYEPVSSTLWRQREEYCARLIQNAWRKHKQQRLGGPSEESDDPDTDLCVRQTKVLVESDGYVTKNGHRVVIHSRSPSVTSRTADV, from the exons GTACGATAtgacgacgaggacgaggacgaagGTCCTCAGCCGGATCCGATGTTCGAGCAGGGAGGGCCGATTCCGGTCCGAATGCACAACGACTTTCCACCCGAGTTGGCCTCCACACCTCTCGAGGATATCGATAGCTTCTACCACAATCAAAGG ACCTTCGTCGTCATTAGCAAAGGAAAGGACATATTCAGGTTTTCAGCAACGGACGCGATGTGGATGCTCGATCCGTTCAACCCAATACGGCGTGTGGCCATTTACATATTGGTTCACCCGCTCTTTTCCCTTTTCATCATCACCACGATATTGGTTAACTGTATACTTATGATCATGCCCACTACGCCCACCATCGAGTCCACCGA AGTGATATTTACGGGCATCTACACATTTGAGTCCGCCGTTAAGGTGATGGCGAGGGGTTTCATTCTGCAGCCTTTTACCTATCTTAGAGATGCATGGAATTGGCTCGACTTCGTAGTTATAGCTTTAGC TTATGTGACGATGGGCATAGATCTAGGCAACCTTGCCGCTCTCAGGACATTTCGAGTCCTCCGAGCCTTGAAGACTGTCGCTATTGTACCAG GTCTGAAAACCATTGTCGGCGCTGTGATAGAATCCGTGAAGAACCTGCGCGATGTGATAATCCTGACGATGTTCTCCCTCTCCGTCTTTGCGCTTATGGGCCTTCAGATTTACATGGGGGTCCTCACGCAAAAGTGTATAAAAAACTTTCCTGAGGACGGCTCCTGGGGTAATTTCACCGCCGAGAATTGGGAGCGATTCAATAGTAACTCAA GTAATTGGTACGTGGACGAGGCCAAAAATATGCCCTTATGCGGAAATTCATCGGGGGCGGG GCAGTGCCTTCCCGGCTACACGTGTTTACAAGGATATGGCGAGAATCCGAATTACGGTTACACGAGCTTCGATACTTTCGGCTGGGCGTTGCTCTCCGCTTTCCGTCTCATGACTCAGGATTATTGGGAAAATCTGTATCAACTGGTATTGAGATCAGCTGGACCGTGGCACATGCTCTTCTTCATCGTCATCATCTTCCTCGGATCCTTCTATCTCGTCAACTTGATTCTCGCTATTGTCGCGATGTCGTACGACGAGTTGCAAAAGAAGGCCGAAGAGGAAGAGGCTGCCGAGGAAGAAGCTATGAGA GAAGCCGAGGAAGCTGCACTGGCGAAGGAGAACAAGGCTGCAGCAAAAGAGGCAGCACGAGAGGCCGCCGCAGCCGCGAGGGAAGCCGCAGCGGTGGCTGCCGAACAGATTGTCAAGTCCCCATCGGATTTTTCGTGTCACAGTTACGAGCTGTTCGTCGGCCAGGAGAAGGGTAACGACGACAACAACAAGGAGAAGATGAGCATACGTTCAATCGAGTCCGTCAGCGATCAGAGGCACATCAAGCAGATCAACAACAACCACAGCGCTGCCAATAAAGTGCGAAAAGTCAGCGCC gTCCCTCGCGCCGCTAATGGCCAGTTTACTTATGCCTACCAGGAAAGTCTGCGGAAG GCGAGCCTGAGCCTACCCGGCTCACCGTTCAATCTGCGACGCAGCAGCCGTGGCAGCCACCAATTTACAATACGCAATGGTCGCGGTCGATGCTTCGTCCCCCCGGGCGGTGACCGGAAGCCCCTCGTGCTGTCAACGTACCTGGACGCCCAGGAGCATCTACCCTACGCCGACGACTCGAACGCGGTCACGCCTATGTCCGAGGAGAACGGCACGATCGTGGTGCCGGTGTACTATGCGAATCTCGGCTCCCGTCACTCGTCGTACACCTCCCACGCCTCGCGGCTCTCCTACACGTCCCACGGCGACCTGGCGTTCCCCGGTATCCGCGGCATCGACAGCATCGGCAAACAGATCACCAAGCAGGAGCAGATCCTCAGGAATCGCACCAACAAACAGACGACGCCTGCCAACGGCCATGTTACCGACACCAATCAGAAGTCCTATCACTTT GAAACCGATCTGGAGGATCCCATGGGCAAGACCAAGCAACAAGACAATCCGTTTATCGAGCCGTCTCAGCAGCACACGGTGGTCGACATGAAGG ACGTGATGGTGTTAAACGACATCATCGAGCAGGCTGCCGGTCGCCAGAGTCAGACGCCGGAGCAAGGAG ACGACGATGAAGAAGGGCCTACGTTCAAGGACAAGTTATTGGCCGGAATGTTCCGTTGTATCGACATCTTTTGCGTCTGGGACTGCTGCTGGCTCTGGCTCGAGTTTCAAAAGTACGTGTCCTTGTTGGTCTTTGATCCGTTCGTAGAACTCTTCATCACGCTCTGCATCGTCGTCAATACGCTCTTCATGGCGTTGGATCACCACGATATGGACAAAGATATGGAGAGAGTTCTCAAATCTGGCAATTAC TTCTTCACCGCAACATTCGGTATCGAAGCCACTCTGAAGTTGATAGCGATGAgtccaaaatattattttcaagaagGCTGGAACATCTTTGACTTTATAATCGTCGCTCTTTCACTTCTGGAGTTGGGTCTGGAAGGTGTACAAGGTCTATCGGTATTACGATCATTCAGATTG CTAAGAGTGTTCAAGTTGGCTAAATCGTGGCCTACGCTGAATCTGCTAATCTCCATCATGGGCAGAACGGTGGGTGCGCTGGGTAATTTGACGTTCGTATTGTGCATCATTATCTTCATCTTCGCCGTGATGGGTATGCAGCTTTTCGGCAAGAATTACATCGACAACGTTCACTACTTCCCGGACGAGGAGTTGCCCAGATGGAACTTTACCGATTTCATGCACTCTTTCATGATCGTTTTCCGAGTACTATGCGGAGAGTGGATTGAGTCTATGTGGGATTGCATGCTGGTGGGCGATGTCTCTTGTATACCATTCTTCTTAGCTACCGTCGTCATCGGTAACTTGGTC GTCCTGAACCTCTTCTTAGCTCTGTTGCTCAGCAACTTTGGCTCGTCAAATCTGTCAGCCCCGACCGCGGACAACGACACGAACAAGATCGCGGAGGCGATCGATCGCATAGCGCGTTTCATTAAGTGGATCAAGCgaaatattctttacattGCTAAATTGATGCGAGCCAAACTCACCAATCAGATATCCGATCAGGCGCCAG ATGGGATTGATCGCGATGGGGACCTAGATCTTGCAGATGGCGAATTGGATGCGTACAGAGACAAGAAGAGCGCCAAAGAGCTCAACCAGCTTGAAGTAGCCATTGGCGATGGGATGGAGTTCACCATTCACG GAGATTTGAAGAACAAGCTGAAGAGAGGCAAGCTGTGCATGAACAATACAAAGGTTATCGCGAATTCAATTAATCACCACGATTATAGACTCGACAACGATTATATTAATCAGAACGAGGATGACACCATCAG TAATAAATCATACGGCAGCCACAAAAACCGGGCATTTAAGGACGAAAGTCACAAAGGCAGTATGGACTCGTTGAATGGCGAGGAGAAGAAAGATGCCAGCAAAGAAGATTTGGAGCAGGAAGAAG ATCTAGAAGACGAGGGCGAAGAAGGTGACGAGCTCGACGTCGACATCATACACGCGGACGAAGATCCCATTCAATCGAATTATCCTTCCGACTGCTGTCCGGAAAATTGCTACAAGAAATTCCCATTCCTGGCCGGTGATGACGACGCTCCGTTTTGGCAAGGTTGGGCGAACCTGCGATTAAAGACCTTCCGGCTGATCGAGAACAAGTACTTCGAGACTGCCGTCATCACCATGATCCTTCTGAGTAGCTTGGCCTTG GCTTTGGAGGACGTTCATCTGCAACAACGACCTGTCCTACAGGACATATTGTATTACATGGACCGAATATTCACTGTGATATTCTTCCTCGAGATGTTGATCAAGTGGCTGGCTCTAGGATTTAGGAAGTATTTCACAAACGCCTGGTGCTGGCTCGACTTCATCATCGTCATG GTATCGCTCATTAACTTCGTAGCGTCGCTCTGTGGCGCTGGCGGGATTCAAGCCTTCAAAACAATGCGGACCCTAAGGGCCCTAAGGCCGCTCAGGGCGATGTCTAGAATGCAGGGGATGCGG GTAGTCGTTAATGCCTTGGTCCAAGCCATTCCATCTATCTTCAACGTGTTGCTGGTATGCCTTATTTTCTGGCTTATATTCGCTATCATGGGAGTACAGCTATTCGCTGGCAAATATTACAAG TGCGTCGACGTGAACAAGACGACACTCAGCTACGAGATAATACCAGATCGGAACGCCTGCTTCGCAGAGAATTACACGTGGGAGAACTCACCAATGAATTTCGATCACGTCGGGAAAGCATATCTGTGCCTATTCCAAGTGGCGACTTTCAAAGGGTGGATCCAAATCATGAATGACGCGATCGATTCCAGGGAG gTCGGCAAGCAGCCGATTCGCGAAACAAACATTTACATGTACCTCTACTTCgtgtttttcattatatttggATCGTTTTTTACCCTCAACCTATTCATTGGTGTGATCATCGACAACTTTAACGAGCAAAAGAAGAAGGCTGGCGGATCCCTCGAGATGTTCATGACAGAAGATCAGAAGAAATATTACAACGCCATGAAGAAAATGGGCAATAAGAAGCCTCTGAAAGCCATTCCTCGACCGAgg TGGCGACCGCAGGCGATAGTGTTTGAAATAGTGACGGACAAAAAGTTCGATATGATAATCATGCTGTTCATTGGGCTAAACATGCTCACGATGACGTTGGACCATTATCAACAAACCGCAACGTTCAGCAATGTTCTGGACTATCTCAACATGATATTCATTGTGATATTCACCAGCGAGTGTCTCATGAAGATCTTCGCTCTGCGCTACCACTACTTCAAGGAGCCATGGAACCTCTTTGATTTTGTTGTTgttatattgtcaatattag GTCTGGTGCTCAGCgacattattgaaaaatatttcgtatcgCCGACTTTGCTTCGTGTAGTGAGAGTGGCGAAGGTCGGTCGTGTGCTTCGACTCGTGAAAGGTGCCAAGGGTATCCGAACTCTTCTCTTCGCCCTGGCGATGTCGTTGCCGGCCCTCTTTAATATTTGCCTACTGCTGTTTTTGGTGATGTTTATCTTCGCGATATTCGGAATGTCTTTCTTCATGCACGTCAAAGACAAGAGCGGACTCGACGACGTGTACAATTTCAAAACGTTTGGACAGTCCATGATACTGCTATTTCAG atGTCGACATCGGCCGGTTGGGACGGTGTTCTCGACGGTATAATAAACGAGGAGGACTGCCAGGAGCCGAACAACGAGATCGGCTACCCGGGCAACTGCGGCTCCTCGACGATCGGGATCGCTTATCTGCTCTCGTATCTCGTCATCAGCTTCCTGATCGTCATCAACATGTACATCGCCGTGATTCTCGAGAATTACTCGCAGGCCACCGAAGACGTGCAGGAGGGCCTGACGGACGACGACTATGACATGTACTACGAGATTTGGCAGCAGTTCGATCCGGACGGCACGCAGTACATCAGATACGACCAGCTGTCGGAGTTTCTTGATGTATTGGAACCCCCGTTGCAGATACATAAGCCCAATAAATACAAGATCGTGTCGATGGATATCCCCATATGTAAGGGTGACCTTATGTTTTGCGTGGATATCCTCGACGCCCTCACCAAGGACTTTTTCGCACGGAAGGGAAATCCAATCGAAGAGACGGGCGATTTAGGCGAGGTCCAGGCACGGCCCGACGAAGTCGGCTACGAGCCGGTCTCATCCACCCTGTGGCGGCAGCGCGAGGAATATTGCGCTCGTCTTATACAGAATGCCTGGAGGAAGCACAAGCAGCAACGGCTTGGCGGGCCGAGCGAGGAGAGCGACGATCCGGACACGGATCTGTGCGTACGGCAGACCAAGGTGCTGGTCGAGAGCGACGGTTACGTCACGAAGAACGGTCATCGCGTTGTCATACACAGCCGATCGCCGAGTGTCACTTCGAGAACCGCGGACGTCTGA